The following nucleotide sequence is from Melioribacteraceae bacterium.
GGAGTTGGGATTATTATACCAAAGGCACTAATTGTCATAAGAACCCAGGCCATTTCAAAAGTAACATCTTGAATCTCATTCATATTCAGCATATAAAAACCGATATATGAATTCAATCCGTAAACAACCATAATTACTACACTTAATAAAAAAGTGTAGAAGTAACTTTTGCTCGTTTTAAGAGCTGCAAACCCATCTGTAAGAGTATGAAAAATGTAAGCTACTTTTTCCGCAGAGTTTTCAGAAATTTTTCCGATAAAACGAACAATTGCATTATAAAATTTTTCCTTAAATTTTACCGTTAAGTATAAAACTATAATTAACAACAAAATTACCGCTGCTCCTAATATCAATGCTGATGAAAGCCATGTGACTTCTTTATAAAGATCTCCTGAGTATATCGTTACACTTATTAGCACAGATATACCGAGAGCAAGTATATCGATAATTCTTTCCACGATGATCGTTCCAAGCATTGAAGTGCGAGAAATACCTTCCCACTTTGCAAGAAATAAACCTCTGTAAACTTCTCCGAGACGCGGGATCACACAGTTAACTCCATAACCAATCATCGTCGCACCCAATAAATTAAACACGTGTGTATCTTTCTTGACAGAACCAATAATTATTTTCCACCTAACCGCACGTATATAATGTGAAAGTGAGAATACTACAAGAAATACCAAGAAGTATGGAATTGATATATGCGAAATTAATTCGAATGCTTCCGAAAGATTTACATCTTTGAATGCCAAATAAAGAAATAAACCGGTTAGTAAAAACGGGAATACATAACCGACCGTTTTTCTAAATGTATGTTTTTCATTTTTATCTGAGGTCAATTACCTGAATCCCGTCAGATGGTTCGAAGATAAAGAACTTGTCACTTAGTTTTCGGTTCACTTTTGTGCTTGATAAGTAAACTCTATAACCTTGATCCATAAAATCTGTAAGATGAATTTCATCTATTAGTTTCTCGGAATTAACAACTATTTTCATTTCTTTAAAATTCAGTTCGGTTGATTTTGGTTTCAGCAATAAGATATCTCTGCCCTTTTCGTCGGTTCCTCTCGTCACATTGCATTTTGCCGGAAACTCAAACACATAATCATTTATTGAAAATGAATTTTCATTATCTTCAATCGGTGTTATAATTACTTTATTATTTCTTTGGGTATAATTCCAAACTGATTCTCCATCGCTAATCATTGTTCTTGATTTTAATTCTATTTTAAACTTGTCAACTGATTTATAATAAAACTTACCGGTTTCTACATTACCGGTGACTGTTTCCAATCTAAAATCAGCATGGAAATCATTTACACTCTCATATTTTTCCTGAAGTTCATTTAATAATTTTGAACCGTCTTCAATTTGAGGATTAAATAAAAACAATAATGTTATAAAAAGTATCTGTATTGAAATTATCATAATGACCTTAAAATCATTTCTAATTGTTCTTCATTTTCGACGAGAACTTCTCTAGCTTTACTGCCTTCTGATTGACCGACGACACCGGCTTGTTCAAGCTGGTCAACAATTCTTGCCGCACGAGCATAACCAAGTTTCAGCCTTCTCTGTAATAATGATACTGAACCCTGTTGATGCCGAACAATCATCCTTGCAGCTTCTTCAAACATATCATCCAATTCAGTAATAAAACTTGAATTGGCTTTACTTTTTTTCTCAAACATTGAAGGCAAGAAAAATCGTTTGCTGAAACCTTCCTGCAAATAAATGAATTTAGTTATTTCTTCAACTTCGTCTGAAGTGATAAAGGCATTCTGAATTCTTATCGGTTTGGGCATTCCTCCCGGTAAAAATAACATATCACCACGACCAAGCAACTGTTCAGCTCCATTCATATCGAGTATTGTACGCGAATCAATTTTAGTAGCAACCTGATATGCAATACGTGCGCTAAAGTTTGCTTTAATTACACCGGTTATTACATTAACAGATGGGCGTTGTGTTGCAACAATAAGATGAATACCAACCGCTCTTGCTAATTGTGCTAATCTCGCTATGGGCTCTTCAACTTCTTTACCGGATGTCATCATCAAATCAGCTAACTCATCAATAACAACGATTATGTACGGCATTTTATAATGCTTCATTGAATCAGTGTCTTTCGGTTTACGTTTCGGATCGGTTACTCTTGCATTGTAATCCACAATATTTCTAACACCAATTTTAGCAAGTTTGTCGTAACGTTTTTCCATCTCAAATTCTACGGCTTTTAATACAAGCAATGCATTTTGTGGATTAGTTATTATCTCTTCGTCAATATCCGGTGAAACAGCTAAGAAGTGTCTGTTTAATCTTTTATAAAATGATAGCTCAATCTTCTTTGGATCGACAATTACAAATTTTATCTCGGAAGGATGTTTAGCATAAATCAAACTAGTTAGAATCATGTTGATTCCAACACTTTTTCCCGAACCGGTTGAACCGGCAATAAGCAAGTGAGGCATCGTAGCTAGATCAGTTATATAAACATCACCCGAGATTGTTTTACCGAGAGCTAACGGGAGTTCAGCTTTACTCTCTTTTAATTTTGCAACCACCGAACGTGCTTTAACTAATTGTGATTCAGCATTCGGTATTTCCACACCAATTGCGCTTTTACCCGGTATTGGTGCGATAATTCTTATTCCTCTTGCAGCTAATGCTAAAGCAATATCATGTTCCAGACTTACAATTCTGCTGATCTTTACTCCCGGTGCAGGTACAATTTCGTACAAAGTAACCACCGGACCCGGAGTTACCGAGATATCCTCAATTTTAATATCGAATAAAGCTAATTTTTCTTTTAACAGTTCCGCATTTCGTTTTAATTCTTCTTCAGAAATTTGGAGTTCAGTTTCTTTCGGTGCTTCAAGTAAATCGATTCGGGGCCATTTATATTTTATTTCCTCTTCCCACTGCTCCGGTAGTTTAGCTTCTTCCATCTTGTCAATTATCGGGTCGGTATCAGTTTCTTTCGTATCTTTATCTTTTACTTTCTTGTCATCTAATTTAGCGATGTAGGGATCTTCAACTTTGGATTCTTCTTCTATAATTCCTTCGGGTTCATCTTTTTGTAAAATTCTAATTTTTGTATCAAGTTCGGGTTCAACCGATTCCACTTCTATTGAGCCGGGTGTAAATCCTACTTCAACATCAGCATCCTTTTCTCGAAGCTTTTTAATCTTGGCTAGATTGCTTTCTTTTTCTTCATCATCAGGTTTCTTGATGCGAATAACTTCCTTTTGTTTCTTTTCTTCTTTCTCAAACGTCTCCACCCAAAGATTCTTAAAGAATTCTAGAATCGGTGTAAATTTTATATCGAACGATATTATTAGTGTTATGACTAATGCGGTAACAAGGAAAATAATTCCACCGAGACCACCGAGAAGATTGCCAAGAAGATTACCCAAGAAGTCTCCTATCTTACCTGAGTATTCTACATTGTCCGTTAGTAAATCAAATTCAGTTGAGTTTCTGAGCAGACCAAAGAATGCCGAGAAAATTAAACCTATAACCAAAAAAAAGTTTGAAAGATAAACTGCGGTTTTTGATTCTTCATTTTTAAGAATTGTATATCCCCAAATAAACATAATTACGGGAAATATAATTGAAGCATAACCGATAGTTGAATGTGTGAGGAAATAAGAAATATGCGCACCGATTATCCCAATCCAGTTATTTATCGAAACTATTCTGCCCGCTTTTTCTGAAGAGAGATTAAATATATTTAAGTCATTTCCACCCATTAATTGAGAAACATCTTTAGAAGAATATGAAAGAATACTCAAAAAAATGAGCATGGCAAATACAGAAAGAATTATTCCGAATAATTTTTTCTTTTTCTCAACAGAAATGATAAAATAATTATTCCCGTTTTTTGAATTATTTTTCTTCGCTTTAGTTTTTGCCATCACTAATTATTGAACTTGTTCAATTTCATATTTTTTGATAACACCATTTTTATAAAAAGGGACTATATTACTTTTAGAAAGTTTTGCAGCGTGAGTAATATCGTCTTTAAAACCATTCTCAATTAGTCTCTTACCGTGTTCTGTTTCGGCAAGCATTTTAGAAATACTTTTTCCGAAGGATTTATTCAGTGAAACGCTCGCTCTTGACGAATCGGTTAACTCGATATCCTCTTTTAATTTTATTATTTCCGAAATTAATCTGCCGGCACAAATTGTATCCTCTAAACTGAATCTGCCATTATCGCCTGAACACAGAATATCAAAATCAATATTCATTGCAGTCATCTGTTCGGCAACCGAACTCAAATTATAAAAGGAACATGTAAATAAATTTTCAGAAAATTTTGCTTTCACAATCGCTTTTGATCCGTTTGTGGTATAAAGAATAATAGATTTTCCATCAACAATTTCTTTTGAATACTCTAAAGGTGAATTACCTAGATTAAATCCTTCAATTTTTTTTGTGTTACGTTCACCGCCTAACAAACGATGTCCTCCAAATGCATCACCGGAAATCTTCATCGCAAATTCTATAGTGCCAACCGGAATAATTTCCTTTGCACCATTCTCAAGCGCTGTTGAAATAACCGTCGTTGCACGAAGAACATCAATTACAACAGCAGTTTTACCGGCAAAATACATTTCCTCAGCATTAAGCGGAGATAACAATACGTTAATTTTCATTTACTTCACCACAAATGGAAGTTTTACAACAGTAGCAGGAATTTCCTTTTCTCTAATTAAAAAACTTACAACTTTACCTTCGCTGGCATATTCACTATCAACATATCCAAGTGCAATCGCTTTATTTAGAATAGGACTAACTGTGCCGCTGGTTATATATCCAATTTTTTTACCATCGGCAACAATATCATAACCGTGACGCGGGAAAGCTTTTTCATCTGTCTGCATGGGGACTAATTTTTGTTTTAATCCTTCTTCTTTCACCTTAACAAGAACATCTTTAGCAATAAAATTTTCTTTTTTCAGTTTGGTTATCCAGCCAAGTCCGGCTTCAAGCGGATTAGTGGTTTGATCAATATCGTTACCATATAAACAATACCCCATTTCGAGTCTTAAAGAGTCACGTGCACCTAATCCGGTTGGTTTAATTCCAAATTCTTCA
It contains:
- a CDS encoding DNA translocase FtsK 4TM domain-containing protein, coding for MAKTKAKKNNSKNGNNYFIISVEKKKKLFGIILSVFAMLIFLSILSYSSKDVSQLMGGNDLNIFNLSSEKAGRIVSINNWIGIIGAHISYFLTHSTIGYASIIFPVIMFIWGYTILKNEESKTAVYLSNFFLVIGLIFSAFFGLLRNSTEFDLLTDNVEYSGKIGDFLGNLLGNLLGGLGGIIFLVTALVITLIISFDIKFTPILEFFKNLWVETFEKEEKKQKEVIRIKKPDDEEKESNLAKIKKLREKDADVEVGFTPGSIEVESVEPELDTKIRILQKDEPEGIIEEESKVEDPYIAKLDDKKVKDKDTKETDTDPIIDKMEEAKLPEQWEEEIKYKWPRIDLLEAPKETELQISEEELKRNAELLKEKLALFDIKIEDISVTPGPVVTLYEIVPAPGVKISRIVSLEHDIALALAARGIRIIAPIPGKSAIGVEIPNAESQLVKARSVVAKLKESKAELPLALGKTISGDVYITDLATMPHLLIAGSTGSGKSVGINMILTSLIYAKHPSEIKFVIVDPKKIELSFYKRLNRHFLAVSPDIDEEIITNPQNALLVLKAVEFEMEKRYDKLAKIGVRNIVDYNARVTDPKRKPKDTDSMKHYKMPYIIVVIDELADLMMTSGKEVEEPIARLAQLARAVGIHLIVATQRPSVNVITGVIKANFSARIAYQVATKIDSRTILDMNGAEQLLGRGDMLFLPGGMPKPIRIQNAFITSDEVEEITKFIYLQEGFSKRFFLPSMFEKKSKANSSFITELDDMFEEAARMIVRHQQGSVSLLQRRLKLGYARAARIVDQLEQAGVVGQSEGSKAREVLVENEEQLEMILRSL
- a CDS encoding outer-membrane lipoprotein carrier protein LolA, yielding MIISIQILFITLLFLFNPQIEDGSKLLNELQEKYESVNDFHADFRLETVTGNVETGKFYYKSVDKFKIELKSRTMISDGESVWNYTQRNNKVIITPIEDNENSFSINDYVFEFPAKCNVTRGTDEKGRDILLLKPKSTELNFKEMKIVVNSEKLIDEIHLTDFMDQGYRVYLSSTKVNRKLSDKFFIFEPSDGIQVIDLR
- a CDS encoding lysylphosphatidylglycerol synthase transmembrane domain-containing protein is translated as MTSDKNEKHTFRKTVGYVFPFLLTGLFLYLAFKDVNLSEAFELISHISIPYFLVFLVVFSLSHYIRAVRWKIIIGSVKKDTHVFNLLGATMIGYGVNCVIPRLGEVYRGLFLAKWEGISRTSMLGTIIVERIIDILALGISVLISVTIYSGDLYKEVTWLSSALILGAAVILLLIIVLYLTVKFKEKFYNAIVRFIGKISENSAEKVAYIFHTLTDGFAALKTSKSYFYTFLLSVVIMVVYGLNSYIGFYMLNMNEIQDVTFEMAWVLMTISAFGIIIPTPGGTGSYHAITILVLTTLYGFGQEISAAFALLTHFISYIAFILSTVLFTYLVNKRQVKLGYNKENFFTVLKNSRES
- a CDS encoding 2-phosphosulfolactate phosphatase, coding for MKINVLLSPLNAEEMYFAGKTAVVIDVLRATTVISTALENGAKEIIPVGTIEFAMKISGDAFGGHRLLGGERNTKKIEGFNLGNSPLEYSKEIVDGKSIILYTTNGSKAIVKAKFSENLFTCSFYNLSSVAEQMTAMNIDFDILCSGDNGRFSLEDTICAGRLISEIIKLKEDIELTDSSRASVSLNKSFGKSISKMLAETEHGKRLIENGFKDDITHAAKLSKSNIVPFYKNGVIKKYEIEQVQ